A window of Drosophila subobscura isolate 14011-0131.10 chromosome E, UCBerk_Dsub_1.0, whole genome shotgun sequence contains these coding sequences:
- the LOC117890204 gene encoding transient receptor potential cation channel trpm isoform X17, producing the protein MLKQKRLAKQKPKAKPHQPRSWIETNFQKRECIKFIPCPKDDTKCCCGQAQVTHQTIQGIESGSPGDLWLPTKHTRPQPTDAYGTIEFQGGAHPTKAQYVRLSFDTRPELLVQLFTKEWNLELPKLLITVQGGKANFDLQAKLKKEIRKGLLKAAKTTGAWIFTGGTNTGVTKQVGDALLLEGQQRTGRVVSIGIAPWGIVERNHELLGHNREVPCHSISSPRSKLAVLNNRHAYFLLVDNGTQAKYGAELILRRKLEKFISNLKLHPFTHSSTPVVCLVIEGGTNTIRAVLEYVTDSPPVPVVVCDGSGRAADLLAFVHKYASDGEEQPVLESMRDYLIGTIQKTFEVGLDQAEKLYQELLQCTRNKNLITVFRIQEKPEGEAQELDQTILTALFKSQHLSPPEQLSLALTWNRVDIARSEIFVYGQEWPHGALDEAMMQALEHDRIDFVKLLLENGVSMKKFLTIPRLEELYNTKHGPANTLGYILRDVRPHIPKGYIYTLHDIGLVINKLMGGAYRSYYTRRKFRPIYAKVMNSYANACRKSSTYQYQRYAGANSLSLVTGLLPFTSEMALFEFPFNELLIWAVLTKRQQMALLMWTHGEEALAKSLVSCKLYKAMAHEAAEDDLDTEIYEELRSYAKEFESKGNKLLDFSYRQDAEKAQRLLTCELHSWSNQSCLSLAVAANHRALLAHPCSQVILADLWMGGLRTRKNTNFKVILGLVMPLYIRQLDFKSKEELQQMPQTEEEHLENQNLDNDDSDRSQPDAEALLADTYSVRDTKVHENGKVSLTDSDPAQFREFFNLSEYNEIKQHQPLRLKKKFHEFYTAPITKFWADSIAYMFFLIMFSFTVLVKMGPEPRWQEWYSIAYITTLGFEKVREIISSEPVAITHKFSVWAWNMWNPCDGAAIILFLIGLAFRFRPNTMDIGRVIYCVDSIYWYLRILNILGVNKYLGPLVTMMGKMVKNMIYFVVLLAVVLMSFGVSRQAILYPNSEPTWRLIREVTYQPYFMLYGEVFADDIDPPCGEDPRQPACVTGHWVTPITMSMYLLIANILLINLLIAVFNNIFNEVNSVSHQVWMFQRFTVVMEYQQKPVLPPPFIAFCHFYSLLKYCVRKAKGLEVQRDNGLKLFLEKDDLERLYDFEEECVEGFFHEQEIILNQSTDERVKNTTDRVETMSQKIEDINQKENIQTATVQNIEFRLRKMEESSEQILSHLAVIHRFMSTHTVGTDDMRGSAINIPGEVHRIRTISITDTDGGGGSSGNGGGGGGGVGGSGAVGGAAAVPLALGAGLNVNSLQVTNRRRFNRSLTEVRPDAYILDEGTHFEVVPLPEEPDEVVKSREALNEQVVRKASMQSEADSDIYLPLSQRPSTCETVKRTPYVTVRQDTGASTESKDTLTPLGTNDDDQTLVGGDNSDDAAPDINFEAARHRALRQRTVSLCRRNSETYSLAGADINRSHISLNQLTMLSRRQMSLTQSEPDSDKEVPAAGGSAYPGKSVLHAKPSRNILLKLHSEYTSITDELESVCHMIASPTVSLQSNKASLDRPKTEMSRAEAAALQEKKHLKECEENDYRILEGLFEARGSIDVSAEAFESVISVDYSQRYPLRRETAVELSPSKPSAEIDLMGGGGGGGDSSDTSGAGSCSAMGAVASGFQLKDERPWQRNSSMEQQTYPSPLVPTRATSDFLNPPFESSGRLFKKSSESLQKNSSTETDYSAHPYRFIKQSSNETNTSLTGSYNVDTPSLTAEPSLDACDSHSATGISMSVGAAGGNTAARYQSIRTTSIGAADGKQLRDGSSSSRQSPELGAQGSAPVTMQAPPAVPTRPMLLKKQFSLDKGKPVQALTAAAEAVATPESGLDAASAAQARAKLISTLKPQSHTSKLGMNVLKESSSSTEGSRDGEGLSTASSAKNSNPAISIPQISTHLVQDEIAKLSSNIKSSTESEKDPPYNETMC; encoded by the exons ATGTTGAAACAGAAACGTTTGGCCAAACAGAAGCCCAAAGCGAAACCG CATCAGCCCCGCAGTTGGATTGAGACAAATTTTCAGAAGCGCGAGTGCATCAAGTTTATACCATGCCCAAAGGACGATACAAA gtgctgctgtggccagGCCCAAGTCACGCATCAGACCATACAGGGCATCGAGAGCGGCTCGCCGGGGGACCTCTGGCTCCCAACGAAACACACCCGACCGCAACCCACAGACGCCTATGGCACCATTGAGTTCCAAGGTGGTGCCCATCCCACGAAGGCTCAG TACGTTCGTTTGTCCTTCGACACGCGTCCAGAGCTCCTGGTGCAGCTATTCACAAAGGAATGGAACCTGGAACTGCCGAAACTTCTGATCACCGTTCAGGGCGGCAAGGCCAACTTTGATTTGCAGGCGAAGCTAAAAAAG GAGATACGCAAAGGACTACTGAAAGCGGCCAAGACCACAGGAGCGTGGATATTCACCGGCGGCACCAACACAG GGGTCACCAAGCAAGTGGGCGACGCACTGCTCCTGGAGGGTCAACAGCGGACAGGTCGTGTGGTCAGCATCGGCATTGCCCCTTGGGGGATAGTCGAGCGCAATCATGAGCTGCTGGGACACAACCGGGAGGTACCTTGCCATAGCATAAGTTCGCCCAG ATCTAAATTGGCCGTGCTAAACAATCGGCACGCCTACTTCCTGCTAGTCGACAATGGAACCCAGGCGAAATACGGGGCTGAATTGATTTTGCGGCGGAAGCTGGAGAAGTTCATATCGAACCTAAAGCTGCATCCAT TCACACATTCCAGTACGCCCGTCGTCTGTCTGGTGATCGAAGGCGGCACCAACACTATACGTGCGGTGCTCGAGTACGTGACGGACTCGCCGCCGGTGCCCGTGGTGGTGTGCGATGGTTCCGGGCGTGCCGCCGACTTGCTCGCCTTCGTCCACAA atACGCCTCGGATGGAGAGGAGCAGCCTGTGCTGGAGTCTATGAGGGACTATCTTATTGGAACAATACAGAAAACTTTCGAAGTGGGCCTGGACCAGGCCGAGAAACTCTACCAGGAACTGCTGCAGTGCACCCGCAATAAGAATCTG ATTACCGTCTTTCGCATACAGGAAAAGCCCGAGGGCGAGGCACAGGAGCTGGATCAGACCATTCTAACGGCCTTGTTCAAGTCGCAGCATCTCAGTCCTCCAGAGCAATTGAGTTTGGCACTGACATGGAACCGGGTGGACATAGCACGCAGCGAGATATTTGTCTACGGCCAGGAATGGCCCCACG GCGCTCTGGATGAAGCCATGATGCAGGCCCTGGAACACGACAGAATCGATTTTGTCAAATTACTTTTGGAGAACGGCGtttcaatgaagaaatttttAACAATACCGCGCCTCGAGGAGCTCTACAACACAAAGCACGGGCCTGCCAACACGCTGGG TTACATTCTGCGCGATGTGCGACCGCATATACCCAAGGGCTACATATACACGCTCCACGACATTGGCCTGGTGATCAATAAACTAATGGGCGGCGCCTATCG ATCCTACTACACACGCCGCAAGTTCCGTCCCATCTACGCCAAGGTCATGAACAGCTATGCCAACGCCTGCCGGAAGTCCTCGACATATCAATACCAACGATATGCGGGAGCCAACTCGCTGAGTCTCGTGACGGGCCTGCTGCCGTTTACCTCGGAGATGGCGCTGTTCGAGTTCCCGTTCAACGAGCTGCTG ATATGGGCCGTTCTGACCAAGCGACAGCAAATGGCTCTGCTCATGTGGACGCATGGCGAGGAGGCGCTGGCCAAGTCCTTGGTTTCCTGCAAGCTTTACAAGGCCATGGCGCACGAGGCGGCTGAGGACGACTTGGACACGGAAATCTACGAGGAGCTCCGCTCCTATGCCAAGGAGTTCGAAAGCAAAG GCAACAAACTACTGGACTTCAGCTACCGCCAGGACGCGGAGAAAGCGCAACGTTTGCTAACCTGTGAGCTACATTCGTGGTCTAATCAGAGCTGCCTGTCACTGGCAGTGGCGGCTAATCACCGGGCTCTGCTCGCCCATCCCTGTAGTCAGGTCATCCTGGCCGATCTCTGGATGGGAGGCCTGCGCACCCGCAAGAATACCAACTTCAAG GTTATCTTGGGCTTGGTCATGCCATTGTACATCAGGCAGCTGGATTTCAAGTCAAAGGAGGAGCTTCAGCAAATGCCGCAGACAGAGGAGGAGCACTTGGAAAACCAAAACCTGGACAATGATGATTCGGATCGCTCGCAGCCCGACGCCGAG GCTCTATTGGCGGATACTTATTCAGTGCGCGATACAAAAGTACACGAAAATGGCAAA GTCTCGCTCACTGACTCGGATCCCGCGCAGTTCCGGGAGTTCTTCAACTTGTCGGAGTACAACGAAATCAAGCAGCATCAGCCCCTGCGCCTGAAGAAAAAGTTCCACGAGTTTTACACAGCCCCCATTACTAAATTCTGGGCTGATTCG ATTGCCTACATGTTCTTTCTGATAATGTTCTCATTCACGGTTCTGGTCAAGATGGGGCCGGAGCCGCGGTGGCAGGAGTGGTATTCGATAGCGTACATCACCACGCTGGGATTCGAGAAGGTTCGCGAAATTATATCCTCGGAGCCAGTGGCCATAAC GCATAAATTTTCGGTGTGGGCGTGGAACATGTGGAACCCGTGCGACGGAGCTGCCATTATACTCTTTCTCATTGGCCTGGCATTCCGGTTCCGGCCCAACACAATGGACATCGGGCGTGTCATCTACTGTGTGGACAGCATCTACTGGTATCTGCGCATACTGAACATCCTGGGCGTTAATAAATATCTGG GTCCCCTGGTTACCATGATGGGTAAAATGGTGAAGAACATGATATACTTCGTCGTTCTTCTGGCTGTCGTCCTGATGAGCTTCGGCGTCAGTCGTCAGGCCATACTCTATCCCAACAGCGAGCCAACGTGGCGGCTGATCAGAGAG GTCACCTACCAACCCTACTTCATGCTGTACGGCGAGGTGTTTGCCGACGACATTGACCCTCCCTGCGGCGAGGATCCGCGACAGCCGGCCTGCGTGACGG GCCATTGGGTTACACCGATAACGATGTCCATGTATCTGTTGATTGccaatattttgttgataaATCTGCTCATCGCCGTGTTCAACAACATCTTCAACGAGGTCAACTCTGTGTCACACCAG GTCTGGATGTTCCAGCGCTTCACAGTGGTGATGGAGTACCAGCAAAAGCCCGTCCTGCCGCCGCCTTTcattgccttttgccatttctatTCCCTGCTAAAGTACTGCGTGCGCAAAGCGAAAG GATTGGAGGTGCAGCGGGACAATGGTCTCAAGCTGTTTCTGGAGAAGGATGACTTGGAGCGACTGTACGACTTTGAAGAGGAGTGCGTGGAGGGGTTCTTCCATGAACAGGAAATAATATTGAATCAGTCCACCGATGAGCGGGTGAAAAACACAACGGACCGAGTCGAGACCATGTCCCAGAAAATCGAGGACATCAATCAAAAAGAGAACATCCAAACAGCTACCGTGCAG AACATTGAATTTCGTTTGCGGAAAATGGAGGAGTCGTCCGAGCAGATACTGTCGCACCTGGCGGTCATACATCGCTTCATGTCTACACACACGGTAGGTACGGATGACATGCGCGGCTCAGCGATAAACATTCCAGGAGAAGTCCACCGCATTCGGACCATTTCAATTACGGATACCGATGGAGGCGGTGGAAGCTCAGGAaacggaggcggtggcggtggcggtgttgGTGGAAGTGGTGCTGTTGGGGGAGCCGCTGCTGTACCACTTGCGCTAGGCGCTGGCCTGAATGTAAATTCCCTGCAG GTGACGAATCGACGGCGCTTTAATCGCTCGCTAACGGAGGTGCGTCCGGACGCCTACATTCTCGACGAAGGCACACACTTTGAGGTGGTGCCCCTGCCGGAGGAGCCGGATGAAGTGGTTAAGTCTCGCGAAGCCCTCAACGAGCAGGTCGTGCGGAAGGCATCGATGCAGTCGGAGGCCGACTCCGATATCTACTTGCCGTTGTCGCAGCGTCCCTCCACCTGTGAGACGGTGAAGCGCACTCCCTACGTCACTGTGCGCCAGGACACGGGAGCCAGCACGGAGAGTAAGGACACCTTGACACCGCTAGGCACCAACGATGACGACCAGACGCTGGTCGGGGGCGATAACTCCGATGATGCGGCGCCGGACATCAACTTTGAGG CTGCCAGGCATCGAGCGCTCCGCCAGCGCACAGTCTCGCTCTGCCGCCGGAACTCGGAGACGTATTCGCTGGCCGGCGCGGACATAAACCGGTCGCACATCAGCCTCAACCAGCTGACAATGCTGTCGCGTCGCCAGATGAGCCTGACTCAGTCCGAGCCGGACAGTGACAAGGAGGTGCCAGCGGCTGGAGGCAGCGCATATCCGG GTAAATCAGTATTGCATGCGAAACCCTCACGAAATATATTGCTGAAACTGCACAGCGAGTACACGTCGATCACTGATGAGCTGGAGAGCGTCTGCCACATGATTGCCTCGCCAACGGTCTCCCTGCAGAGTAACAAAG CTTCATTGGACCGTCCCAAGACGGAAATGTCGCGCGCAGAAGCCGCGGCTTTACAAGAGAAGAAACATTTGAAGGAGTGCGAGGAGAACGATTACAGAATACTAGAGGGACTCTTCGAGGCCCGTGGCTCGATCGATGTCAGCGCCGAGGCCTTTGAG AGCGTCATATCCGTGGACTACAGCCAACGCTATCCGCTGCGGCGCGAGACTGCCGTTGAGCTGTCGCCTTCGAAGCCTTCAGCTGAGATTGATCTCATGGGGggcggcggaggtggcggAGACAGCAGTGATACAAGTGGAGCAGGTAGCTGCAGCGCCATGGGGGCAGTCGCAAGTGGGTTTCAGCTCAAAGACGAGCGCCCCTGGCAGCGCAACTCCTcaatggagcagcagacaTATCCGTCGCCTCTGGTTCCCACGAGAGCCACAAGCGACTTCCTCAATCCACCCTtcgaaagcagcggacgccTGTTCAAGAAATCCAGCGAAAGTCTGCAGAAGAACTCGAGTACCGAAACAGACTATTCTGCCCATCCGTATCGCTTTATCAAGCAGAGTTCTAACGAGACGAACACCTCGCTTACCGGCTCTTACAACGTGGACACGCCCTCACTCACCGCGGAGCCCTCTTTGGATGCCTGCGACTCGCATTCAGCGACGGGAATTTCCATGAgcgttggtgctgctggcggAAATACCGCGGCGCGTTACCAGTCCATTCGCACGACTTCCATTGGCGCGGCCGATGGAAAACAGCTGCGCGACGGGAGCTCCAGTTCGCGACAGAGTCCAGAGCTCGGAGCCCAAGGCTCGGCTCCAGTGACGATGCAGGCACCGCCAGCTGTACCAACTCGCCCGATGTTGCTGAAGAAACAGTTTAGCCTCGACAAGGGCAAGCCAGTTCAAGCTCTAACCGctgcggctgaggctgtggccaCACCAGAATCTGGCTTAGATGCAGCATCTGCTGCCCAGGCCAGGGCCAAACTGATTTCCACGCTGAAACCACAGTCTCACACGAGCAAGCTGGGAATGAACGTCCTCAAGGAAAGCAGCTCCAGCACAGAGGGGTCCCGCGATGGCGAAGGCCTGTCCACTGCGTCCTctgccaaaaacagcaaccCGGCAATCTCCATACCTCAGATTAGCACGCATCTTGTGCAAGATGAAATCGCAAAGCTGTCATCTAACATTAAAAGCAGCACTGAATCTGAAAAGGACCCGCCGTATAACGAGACAATGTGCTAG